One stretch of Psilocybe cubensis strain MGC-MH-2018 chromosome 6, whole genome shotgun sequence DNA includes these proteins:
- a CDS encoding Vegetative incompatibility protein HET-E-1 — protein sequence MDRLGLLVDITVHRAIQLPDLKTWGGDNRKFYATVIHSNQKKETKAIRSDGTTVEWNQKFASLSVHLPAQISLSIYAKHRIHADLLIGSIDVTLEAATEASFQIITPGHSELAPIIILTIDVNGTGRPTAHMDVSSSSHSSVTKSTESSPELSMQRAPEDDTLVHARNALNSADEAVEGMEVFREWTETVENVQWIMDVMQDVAGIHPYAKAAWVMISAIPQTFLEQFERDHNIETLVKTMRETFDLTQAEDILKTINPNSHQALILKVMLKHILICNEIIQRYAKDTDFYARLLKNITGKISEEIQRLCNTLMKLRRDLLDNTVINMQIAVHMIQKSMTILSNELTNLDFEIKLNDLPYKSGWNSTANKDGCLEGTRADLLEYILEWIKNPESVQGLILFGKAGTGKSSIAFEIASRFCFEEYPGSYFIFTRAQKSTQKDYHLFTTIIRDMSDHYRSFKRALGELIINNTPLRTSDDFNQLFNTLLLEPLEAVGATNDPYLIVIDGLDESADPEKLAAFLSRSLQRLPQNIRVFITSRSEGDIESCFPAVHDSAYEIHHMDDPELVIRLEDDIRLYFRKHLTADIFQRHGEELVKRAEGLFQWAAVACGYLNKRPAGYTEKDCLRGLLGQEESDKLYTYELQSTKLYKLYDEVLSGYFTSNITRPRFRSVMGHILCAFEPLSINTLWALRKFMPGNDSDLESILAVVKFMGSLLSNVTSDDLNLPVVPLHTSFRDFLTDKSNLHPFSLDLGVSHRDLTHACLNLMLDDRHGLKFNICGLESSHKRNAQVSDLQVRVEKFISTQLLYACRFWDDHLKLVDFDENLVRKIEKFFSTKFLFWLEVLSVTNTIPLAVQAMVLLSNWLQLFDESAFATRLKDLANIVSDALTFLRSFANIIATSAPHIYVSALPFAPKSSQIYKMYSACFAPTLYFKLGQLDDWPALEMFITTPSQVNCVDFSPDGEWIVSGLEDGTVCLWNATTGMMEGVPFRGHSGAVLSIAFSSDGQKIVSGSNDSTVRLWNFATGAMEGEPWVGHTSHVSAVVFTPKADYAVSGSFDSTIRLWNVGKGAVEGEPLTDHQYAIFSVAVSKDGDRVVSGSMDLTVRVWDLCVLDGVAELTPLLSLPIPNTALSVAISPDGNQIAAGCCDRAIYLWDSVTELTPATPLRGHRLTVITVNYSPDGKRLVSGSDDQHLFLWDKTSEVVEPNPLIGHTNIIRTAVFSMDGLRIASGGDDRKIGIWNAISAERQLRGDKDKIKCHDGLVNSVAYSPDRSRRLIASGSDDGTVCLWNAETGQLIGAPFRGHTAPIHAIAFSTDGRRIVSGSADQTLRVWSVDEGTMVGSPFTGHTFMIYAVAFSVDGKTIVSGSRDGEVRIWDTETGTMMGNLPYRSALVWSVAFSPDGQKVVSGSHDGAVWFRELGSEEQNGRRLDTSDNYGSRQKGLDTQIDESLESNSIDEENDSEDDDVDNEELDDTSFGSEDISDSDSESEWQCSVSFVTFTEGGDKIMSCSVDGTIRIWNSGTGERDGPSFTLQNSDDWMAPFALSPDGTRLAAASCYDYRIGVWNLATRAMESSYPLFGHTNLVRSLSFSPDGCQLVSCSEDSTIRVWDLNTSTMTSKELVPNTNSYAINDEGWICGEDGQLFIWIPQIHRPTLRRPDATISIIASHQTAIDFSDFLHGENWAASYRRR from the exons ATGGATCGCTTGGGCTTGTTGGTTGATATTACTG TGCATCGGGCTATTCAACTTCCAGATTTGAAGACTTGGGGAGGGGATAACAGGAAATTTTATGCGACAGTCATTCATTCAAACCAGAAGAAGGAGACGAAAGCCATTCGCAGCGATGGGACTACTGTGGAATGGAACCAGAAATTTGCTTCTCT ATCGGTGCACCTACCTGCTCAAATCTCTTTGTCCATTTATGCAAAGCATCGTATACATGCGGATCTTCTTATTGGAAGCATTGATGTCACGCTGGAAGCCGCAACCG AGGCATCGTTCCAAATTATCACGCCCGGTCATAGTGAGCTAGCGCCAATCATAATCTTAACCATTGATGTCAACGGAACTGGCCGTCCGACTGCGCACATGGACGTTAGCTCCTCATCTCATTCTAGCGTAACAAAATCCACAGAGAGCTCACCTGAGTTATCGATGCAACGGGCTCCAGAAGATGACACACTAGTGCATGCACGAAACGCTTTGAACAGTGCAGATGAAGCTGTAGAAGGAATGGAGGTGTTCAGAGAGTGGACTGAGACTGTTGAAAATGTTCAGTGGATCATGGACGTTATGCAAGATGTTGCAGGA ATTCACCCCTATGCTAAAGCAGCCTGGGTTATGATCTCCGCAATACCTCag ACATTTCTAGAACAATTTGAACGTGATCATAACATCGAAACACTGGTGAAAACTATGCGGGAGACATTCGACTTGACACAAGCTGAAGATATACTCAAGACCATCAACCCGAATTCACATCAAGCACTCATCCTCAAAGTGATGCTCAAGCACATCTTGATATGCAATGAGATCATTCAACGATACGCGAAGGATACAGATTTTT ATGCACGATTGCTGAAAAATATCACGGGGAAAATCAGTGAAGAGATTCAGCGCCTTTGCAACACGCTTATGAAGCTTCGGCGAGACTTACTCGACAACACCGTCATCAATATGCAAATTGCGGTTCATATGATACAGAAAAGTATGACTATACTTTCAAATGAGTTGACAAATCTTG ACTTTGAGATCAAATTGAATGATTTACCATATAAATCTGGGTGGAACTCAACCGCTAACAAGGACGGTTGCCTTGAAGGCACCCGCGCTGACCTCCTAGAATATATTCTTGAATGGATCAAGAATCCAGAATCGGTGCAGGGTCTTATTCTTTTCGGTAAGGCAGGTACTGGAAAGTCCTCAATAGCGTTCGAAATCGCTTCGCGTTTCTGTTTCGAGGAATATCCCGGCTCCTATTTCATTTTTACCCGTGCCCAAAAATCGACACAGAAAGATTACCATCTCTTTACCACCATCATTCGCGACATGTCTGATCATTACCGCTCGTTCAAGCGTGCATTGGGCGAATTAATCATTAATAACACACCACTTCGAACGTCCGATGACTTCAACCAGCTGTTCAATACCCTTCTCTTGGAACCACTTGAAGCTGTAGGCGCTACCAACGACCCGTATCTCATCGTCATTGATGGTCTGGACGAGAGTGCCGATCCAGAGAAGCTTGCTGCGTTCCTGAGTCGATCTCTTCAACGATTACCCCAAAATATCCGAGTCTTTATAACCTCGAGATCGGAAGGCGACATTGAAAGTTGTTTCCCTGCAGTGCATGATTCTGCATACGAGATCCATCACATGGATGATCCTGAACTGGTAATTCGATTGGAGGACGATATCCGGCTTTACTTCCGAAAGCATCTCACAGCAGACATCTTCCAAAGGCACGGAGAGGAGCTTGTAAAGAGAGCAGAAGGTCTATTCCAGTGGGCGGCTGTTGCGTGTGGGTATCTCAATAAGCGTCCGGCGGGATATACTGAGAAGGACTGTCTACGGGGCCTTCTCGGCCAAGAAGAGAGTGATAAATTGTACACCTACGAACTTCAAAGCACAAAACTATACAAGCTGTACGATGAAGTCTTGTCAGGCTATTTCACATCCAACATCACCCGTCCCCGATTTCGATCCGTTATGGGTCACATTTTATGTGCGTTTGAACCATTGTCTATCAATACGCTTTGGGCCCTGCGAAAGTTCATGCCCGGAAACGACAGCGATTTGGAATCAATTCTTGCAGTGGTGAAATTCATGGGGTCGCTTCTTTCCAATGTCACCTCAGATGACCTTAATCTACCTGTGGTCCCTCTCCATACATCTTTCCGCGATTTTCTGACCGACAAGTCCAATCTCCACCCCTTTTCTCTCGATTTAGGTGTATCTCATCGGGACCTTACTCACGCATGTCTCAACCTGATGCTTGATGATCGTCACGGCCTCAAATTCAACATATGTGGACTGGAGTCATCACATAAGCGAAACGCCCAGGTCAGCGATTTGCAAGTGCGTGTGGAGAAATTTATATCAACACAATTACTCTATGCATGTCGATTCTGGGACGACCACCTAAAATTAGTTGACTTCGATGAAAACCTCGTTCGAAAGATCGAAAAATTTTTCTCGACAAAGTTCTTGTTTTGGTTGGAGGTGTTAAGTGTGACGAACACCATCCCGCTTGCCGTTCAAGCGATGGTGTTGCTCTCTAATTGGCTGCAGCTGTTTGACGAG TCCGCATTCGCAACGAGGCTGAAGGACCTTGCCAACATAGTCTCAGATGCGCTGACGTTTCTCCGTTCATTTGCCAATATCATTGCCACCAGCGCCCCACACATCTACGTGTCAGCTTTACCTTTTGCTCCTAAATCATCTCAAATTTACAAGATGTATTCTGCATGCTTTGCACCAACGTTATATTTCAAACTAGGCCAACTAGATGATTGGCCCGCGCTAGAGATGTTTATCACGACGCCCTCCCAAGTCAACTGCGTTGATTTCTCCCCTGATGGTGAATGGATTGTATCCGGGTTGGAAGACGGGACTGTATGCCTATGGAATGCGACTACTGGGATGATGGAAGGAGTCCCGTTTCGTGGCCACAGTGGCGCTGTCCTCTCGATCGCATTCTCCTCAGACGGCCAAAAGATCGTATCTGGATCCAATGACTCTACTGTACGCCTTTGGAATTTTGCAACAGGGGCGATGGAAGGAGAACCATGGGTTGGACATACCAGCCACGTATCCGCTGTTGTATTTACTCCCAAAGCCGACTATGCAGTGTCTGGCTCCTTCGATTCTACAATTCGGTTATGGAATGTAGGAAAGGGAGCAGTGGAAGGAGAACCTTTAACGGATCATCAGTATGCAATTTTTTCTGTTGCAGTGTCGAAGGACGGTGATAGGGTTGTTTCCGGCTCAATGGATCTCACAGTCCGTGTTTGGGACCTGTGCGTGCTAGATGGTGTGGCAGAGCTTACCCCTCTACTTAGCCTTCCCATTCCGAATACTGCTTTGAGCGTTGCAATCTCACCCGATGGTAACCAAATTGCCGCAGGTTGTTGTGACAGGGCAATTTATTTGTGGGATAGCGTGACGGAATTGACACCAGCAACCCCATTACGTGGTCACAGGCTCACGGTAATAACAGTCAACTATTCTCCAGACGGAAAGCGCCTTGTTTCTGGATCAGACGATCAGCACCTTTTCCTATGGGACAAGACTTCAGAAGTGGTCGAACCTAACCCGCTGATTGGGCACACTAATATCATCCGCACAGCAGTATTCTCCATGGATGGTCTCCGGATTGCCTCCGGTGGTGATGACCGCAAAATTGGCATTTGGAACGCCATCTCCGCAGAGCGTCAATTGCGTGGAGACAAGGATAAAATAAAGTGCCATGACGGACTTGTCAACTCTGTCGCCTATTCCCCCGACAGAAGTCGGCGCCTAATAGCTTCTGGCTCAGACGACGGGACTGTGTGTTTGTGGAATGCTGAAACAGGACAACTCATTGGCGCTCCTTTCCGTGGACATACCGCTCCAATTCATGCGATAGCCTTTTCAACAGATGGACGAAGAATTGTATCAGGATCTGCTGATCAAACTCTGCGCGTTTGGAGTGTGGACGAGGGAACGATGGTAGGAAGCCCTTTTACTGGGCACACCTTTATGATATATGCCGTTGCATTCTCCGTTGACGGTAAAACAATTGTATCTGGTTCCCGGGATGGTGAAGTTCGAATATGGGACACGGAGACAGGAACAATGATGGGAAACCTCCCATACCGCTCCGCTTTGGTCTGGTCAGTAGCATTTAGTCCTGATGGACAAAAGGTGGTTTCTGGATCACATGATGGCGCTGTCTGGTTCAGGGAGCTTGGTAGCGAAGAGCAAAATGGCCGGCGATTAGATACCAGTGACAACTATGGGAGCCGTCAGAAGGGTCTTGACACTCAGATTGATGAAAGCCTGGAATCCAATAGTATCGATGAGGAGAACGATagtgaagatgacgatgtcGACAATGAGGAATTGGATGACACGAGTTTTGGTAGCGAAGACATCAGTGACAGCGACTCAGAGTCAGAGTGGCAATGCTCTGTTAGCTTTGTTACTTTTACTGAAGGAGGGGACAAAATTATGTCTTGCTCCGTCGATGGTACGATTCGTATTTGGAATTCAGGTACGGGAGAAAGAGATGGCCCTTCCTTCACTCTTCAAAATAGTGATGATTGGATGGCACCTTTTGCTCTATCTCCTGATGGTACTCGACTTGCTGCCGCTTCTTGCTATGACTACAGGATAGGCGTGTGGAACCTCGCCACCAGAGCCATGGAAAGCTCTTACCCACTCTTTGGGCATACGAACCTAGTTCGGTCACTTTCATTCTCTCCGGATGGCTGTCAACTGGTCTCCTGCTCTGAAGATTCGACTATCCGCGTCTGGGACCTAAACACATCAACTATGACAAGCAAAGAGTTGGTCCCTAATACTAACTCGTATGCGATCAACGATGAAGGATGGATATGTGGAGAGGACGGCCAACTTTTCATATGGATTCCACAAATCCATAGACCGACACTTCGACGCCCAGATGCAACAATATCAATTATTGCCTCCCACCAAACTGCCATTGATTTCTCCGACTTTCTTCACGGGGAGAACTGGGCTGCATCATATCGGCGTCGGTAG
- a CDS encoding Ureidoacrylate amidohydrolase RutB, with protein sequence MKLTIASSLWLSLAPTVLSQSGVSDDPKVFGNVFNFWTKLSPGWDLTRGNKANAITLPMPKNGPIVIQPNKTALVIIDMQNFFLHESLGGDPLGRAIVPTTVDMIHAFRNAGMPVLWTNWGLTEFDLINMPPSFINGFTSDGTSVKSFGSDMGSIVVPKSDPSIPATSKTQGGNQTIAVGRKLMRGSWNAQPWGALLNEQVQGVAKGTDFYFNKNRLSGMWGAGTPMQTWLQDNSMTTLFFGGVNIDQCVWGTLLDSFYKGYDVILMDDISATTSPIGATQMVDFNAQLNGWRANSTDILGALKKAAKQK encoded by the exons ATGAAGCTCACAATTGCATCGTCACTGTGGCTGAGTCTTGCGCCTACTGTTTTGTCTCAGTCTGGCGTGTCCGATGACCCGAAGGTCTTTGGAAATGTCTTCAACTTTTGGACCAAGCTTTCGCCAGGTTGGGAC TTAACTCGCGGAAACAAAGCCAATGCAATCACGCTTCCTATGCCAAAGAATGGGCCCATTGTCATCCAACCAAATAAAACAGCTTTGGTCATCATCGATATGCAGAATTTCTTCCTGCACGAAAGCTTAGGAGGTGACCCACTTGGAAGGGCTATCGTGC CAACAACCGTTGACATGATCCACGCGTTCAGAAACGCCGGTATGCCTGTTCTCTGGACAAACTGGGGTCTGACGGAGTTTGATT TGATCAACATGCCTCCCTCGTTCATTAACGGATTCACAAGCGATGGAACGTCTGTGAAATCATTTGGCAGTGACATGGGTTCAATTGTCGTTCCTAAATCTGATCCTTCAATTCCTGCAACATCTAAGACTCAAGGGGGCAACCAGACAATTGCTGTAGGCAGGAAGCTCATGCGCGGCAGCTGGAATGCTCAGCC CTGGGGCGCTCTTCTGAATGAACAAGTTCAAGGTGTAGCAAAAGGGACCGACTTTTACTTCAATAAAA ATCGATTGTCCGGAATGTGGGGTGCAGGAACACCTATGCAGACATGGCTCCAGGATAACAGCATGACCACGCTCTTCTTCGGAGGGGTCAACATCGATCAATGTGTTTGGGGAACCCTGCTCGA CTCATTCTATAAAGGTTATGATGTTATCCTCATGGACGATATCTCAGCGACGACCTCCCCGATCGGTGCAACCCAGATGGTGGACTTTAATGCGCAGCTCAATGGATGGAGAGCAAATTCGACTGATATTTTGGGTGCTTTGAAAAAAGCTGCTAAGCAGAAATAG
- a CDS encoding Ureidoacrylate amidohydrolase RutB translates to MKFTTAFSLSLSLAPAVLSQTGVSNDRMVFGNVLNSWTKLSSGWDLTRGNKTNAITLPIPKNGPIMIQPNKTALVIIDMQNFFLHESLGGNPLGRDVVPTTVNMIHAFRNAGMPVLWTNWGLTENDLINMPPALINGFTTDGTSVTSFGSDMGSIVVPKSDPSIPMTDKIQGGNQTIAVGRKLMRGSWNAQPWGALLNEQLQGVANGTDLYFNKNRLSGMWGPGTPMQTWLEDNSMTTLFFGGVNIDQCVWGTLVDSYYKGYDVILVDDIAATTSPIGATQMVDFNAQVFGWRANSTDILDAVKKAARRR, encoded by the exons ATGAAGTTCACAACcgctttctctctctctctcagcCTTGCACctgctgttttatctcaaaCGGGAGTCTCCAACGACCGTATGGTCTTCGGGAACGTCCTCAACTCCTGGACTAAGCTTTCATCAGGCTGGGAC TTAACTCGAGGAAACAAGACAAACGCGATTACGCTGCCTATTCCAAAGAACGGGCCAATTATGATTCAACCAAATAAAACTGCTTTGGTTATCATCGACATGCAAAATTTCTTCCTACACGAAAGCCTAGGAGGAAACCCACTAGGGAGGGATGTTGTTC CAACGACTGTTAACATGATTCACGCCTTCAGAAACGCTGGTATGCCTGTTCTCTGGACAAACTGGGGCCTGACGGAAAATGACT TGATCAACATGCCTCCGGCGCTCATCAACGGCTTCACGACTGACGGAACATCCGTTACATCATTCGGCAGCGACATGGGCTCAATTGTCGTTCCGAAGTCGGATCCGTCGATCCCTATGACGGACAAAATTCAGGGAGGAAACCAGACGATTGCAGTGGGCAGAAAGCTCATGCGTGGAAGCTGGAATGCTCAACC TTGGGGTGCTCTTCTGAATGAACAACTTCAAGGTGTAGCTAACGGGACTGACTTGTATTTCAACAAGA ATCGGCTGTCCGGAATGTGGGGTCCAGGAACGCCTATGCAGACATGGCTTGAGGACAACAGCATGACCACGCTCTTCTTTGGAGGAGTCAACATTGACCAATGCGTCTGGGGGACCTTGGTTGA CTCGTACTACAAGGGTTATGATGTTATCCTTGTGGATGATATCGCAGCGACGACTTCTCCAATTGGTGCAACTCAGATGGTCGACTTTAATGCACAGGTTTTCGGATGGAGAGCCAATTCAACTGATATTCTCGATGCAGTGAAGAAGGCAGCAAGGAGAAGATGA
- a CDS encoding Heat shock protein 16, with product MSSVFFYEPYYDIDRFFEEAFSGPRQQRRNSNNGNQRNIDGAVRSLKPRMDLHENSEKNLVTASFEFPGATKDDIQIEVHNGKLTVSAETKQSTDHDENGYAVRERRFGKYSRTLQLPQGVKDGEISAAMNNGVLTITFPKSAPELAPKKITIS from the exons ATGTCGAGCGTCTTCTTCTACGAGCCTTACTACGACATCGACCGCTTCTTCGAGGAAGCTTTCTCTGGACCTCGTCAACAAAGACGAAACTCCAACAATGGGAACCAGAGGAATATCGATGGTGCTGTGAGGTCGCTCAAGCCAAG GATGGACCTCCATGAAAACAGCGAGAAGAATCTCGTCACAGCGTCGTTCGAATTCCCTGGAGCGACGAAAGATGACATACAGATCGAAGTGCATAACGGCAAGCTTACCGTCTCGGCTGAGACGAAGCAGTCCACCGATCACGACGAGAACGGCTATGCAGTGCGCGAGAGACGATTCGGAAAGTACTCGCGTACTCTACAGCTGCCTCAGGGTGTAAAG GACGGGGAGATCTCTGCGGCGATGAATAATGGCGTTCTTACCATTACCTTCCCCAAGTCTGCACCTGAACTGGCGCCAAAGAAAATCACAATTTCATAA
- a CDS encoding Heat shock protein 16: protein MSNVFFYEPYYDIDRFFEEAFSGPRQSRRNHQDQREVDGAVRSFKPRMDLHEDKDKNLVTASFEFPGVTKEDIQIEVHNGKLTVSAETKQSSEHDENGYAVRERRFGKYSRTLQLPQGVKDEEITASVSNGVLTVTFPKSAPELAPKKITIS, encoded by the exons ATGTCAAACGTCTTCTTCTACGAGCCCTACTACGACATTGACCGCTTCTTCGAAGAAGCTTTCTCCGGCCCGCGTCAATCGAGGAGAAACCACCAAGACCAACGCGAGGTCGATGGCGCCGTAAGGTCCTTTAAACCAAG AATGGACCTCCACGAAGATAAAGACAAAAACCTCGTCACGGCCTCATTCGAGTTCCCCGGCGTGACGAAGGAGGACATCCAAATCGAGGTGCACAACGGCAAACTCACCGTCTCAGCGGAGACGAAGCAGTCATCCGAGCACGACGAAAACGGCTACGCCGTCAGGGAGCGCCGGTTCGGAAAGTATTCGAGGACTTTGCAGTTACCTCAGGGTGTCAAG GACGAAGAAATCACTGCGTCTGTTAGTAACGGTGTTTTGACTGTCACTTTCCCCAAGTCGGCACCCGAGCTAGCGCCCAAGAAGATCACCATTTCGTAA
- a CDS encoding putative glycerol-3-phosphate dehydrogenase, mitochondrial, whose protein sequence is MGILRKVFSRRTLAYATGGTALFFGGGLVYLNSGPPYPVPSKETRRPPPPWTPPSRAEMLAKLKASGAITTLTKGGQDAQSEEFDLLIIGGGATGAGCAVDAASRGLKVALVERDDFSAGTSSKSTKLVHGGVRYLQKAVFELDYDQYKLVREALHERRTFLHIAPYLSEMLPIMLPIYKYWQVPYYWAGCKMYDVLAGKENMESSYLMSKGKALETFPMLKSDGLVGALVYYDGQHNDSRMNIALIMSAVKAGAVVANYCEVTQLHKDANGKLNGAKVKDTLTGEQWNVRAKGIINATGPFADSVLALDNPSHETIVQPSSGVHITLPNYYSPRTMGLLDPSTSDGRVIFFLPWQGNTIAGTTDTPARVSRDPEASEEDIRWILEEVRSYLSPDIKVRRGDVLSAWSGLRPLVRDPNAEKTEGLVRNHMINVSESGLLTIAGGKWTKYRAMAEETIDTAIKAFGLEGRVKNGCVTRELRLVGSDGWSRNMFIGLIQTYGLETAVAKHLSENYGDRAWTVCSLAEPTGESWPLHGKRLAPQYPFIDAEVRYAVRHEYAQTAIDVLARRTRLSFLNARAALDALPTVVDIMAQELNWTYAQRKKQIDDAVKFLGSMGISPALAAAHKPEPIPRGRWENLMWSVRKTGAGVWNVFWPVHETKESFGPGRSKFEAGEVAALRSAFAGRARPVGDGEEKVKAEEVVEVLKLVPSYSEISKITKKELDYVLNEAGMRGQSEFDFDEFIEISGNLKEILVAPSPKKHRSRMSIPVEKSGGGV, encoded by the exons ATGGGTATCCTGCGCAAAGTTTTTTCTCGCCGCACGCTTGCATACGCCACGGGTGGTACAGCGTTGTTTTTCGGAGGCGGTCTCGTATACCTGAATTCTGGTCCACCATATCCTGTTCCTTCGAAGGAGACTCGCCGACCACCTCCGCCATGGACACCACCATCGAGAGCTGAAATGTTGGCGAAGCTCAAAGCATCTGGTGCGATCACCACACTTACCAAGGGTGGTCAAGATGCACAGAGCGAGGAATTCGATTTGCTAATCATTGGAGGAGGCGCTACGGGTGCTGGTTGTGCTGTAGATGCGGCCAGTCGCGGGTTGAAAGTTGCGCTGGTGGAAAGAGACGATTTCAGTGCTG GAACTTCTTCCAAATCAACCAAGCTCGTCCATGGAGGTGTCAGATACCTACAAAAAGCTGTATTCGAACTCGATTATGACCAATACAAACTAGTTCGCGAGGCTCTCCATGAACGACGCACGTTCCTCCACATCGCCCCGTATCTCTCTGAAATGTTACCTATCATGCTTCCCATTTACAAGTACTGGCAAGTCCCTTACTACTGGGCTGGTTGCAAGATGTACGACGTTCTGGCTGGAAAGGAAAACATGGAAAGTTCGTATCTCATGAGCAAAGGAAAGGCATTGGAGACTTTCCCCATGCTTAAGAGCGACGGTCTGGTTGGGGCACTGGTTTATTATGATG GACAACATAACGACTCGCGCATGAACATCGCTCTCATCATGAGCGCTGTCAAGGCCGGTGCTGTTGTGGCCAACTATTGCGAAGTCACACAACTGCACAAGGACGCGAACGGAAAACTAAACGGAGCAAAGGTCAAGGACACCCTCACTGGAGAACAGTGGAACGTTCGCGCCAAA GGTATTATTAACGCGACAGGCCCTTTCGCTGATTCAGTCTTGGCTCTCGACAACCCTTCACATGAAACGATCGTCCAGCCATCCTCCGGCGTGCACATCACGCTCCCCAACTATTATTCCCCTCGCACGATGGGTCTTCTAGATCCCTCCACCTCCGACGGGCGCGTTATCTTTTTCCTCCCCTGGCAAGGCAACACCATCGCTGGCACAACTGATACCCCCGCACGCGTCTCTCGCGATCCCGAGGCATCCGAAGAGGATATCCGATGGATCCTCGAGGAGGTCCGCAGCTATCTCTCCCCGGATATCAAGGTCCGCCGCGGGGACGTTCTGAGCGCGTGGAGTGGGTTGCGTCCATTGGTGAGAGATCCGAATGCGGAGAAGACCGAGGGCCTGGTTCGCAATCATATGATTAATGTCAGTGAGAGTGGGCTGTTGACCATCGCTGGTGGAAAATGGACGAAGTATAGGGCAATGGCCGAAGAGACCATCGACACTGCGATCAAGGCGTTCGGTTTAGAGGGACGCGTTAAGAATGGGTGTGTTACGAGAGAGCTGAGGCTTGTTGGAAGCGATGGCTGGAGTCGTAACATGTTCATTGGGCTCATTCAGACC TACGGATTGGAAACTGCTGTAGCTAAGCATCTTTCGGAGAACTACGGTGATCGCGCATGGACAGTCTGCTCGCTCGCCGAACCGACGGGCGAATCATGGCCTCTACACGGAAAGCGACTGGCTCCCCAATATCCTT TCATTGACGCGGAGGTGCGGTACGCCGTACGCCACGAATACGCTCAGACCGCCATCGACGTTCTCGCACGACGCACACGGCTCTCCTTCCTGAACGCGCGCGCCGCGCTCGACGCTCTGCCCACCGTCGTTGACATCATGGCACAGGAACTCAATTGGACGTACGCTCAGCGGAAGAAGCAGATCGACGATGCGGTCAAGTTCTTGGGTAGTATGGGCATCTCTCCCGCGCTCGCGGCGGCGCACAAACCTGAGCCGATACCGCGTGGGCGCTGGGAGAACTTGATGTGGTCGGTGAGGAAGACAGGCGCGGGTGTATGGAATGTGTTTTGGCCTGTTCATGAGACAAAGGAAAGCTTCGGCCCGGGGAGAAGCAAATTCGAGGCGGGTGAGGTGGCTGCGCTCCGAAGTGCGTTTGCTGGACGAGCGAGGCCAGTAGGCGATGGAGAGGAGAAGGtgaaggcggaggaggtggtCGAGGTGCTGAAGCTTGTGCCTAGCTATTCGGAGATCAGCAAAATCACAAAAAAGGAGCTAGATTATGTGTTAAACGAGGCTGGGATGCGTGGGCAGTCTGAGTTCGACTTTGATGAATTTATCGAG ATTTCTGGTAATCTAAAGGAGATCTTGGTTGCTCCCTCACCTAAAAAACATCGCAGTCGGATGAGCATTCCTGTGGAAAAGAGCGGAGGAGGCGTTTGA
- a CDS encoding Glutathione S-transferase-like protein ustS: MNIVLYDVPSTSPGYSMSLNTWRTRYCLNYKGLPFITEWVEFPHLESLYAKLGIVPKAMKANGSPHYTVPVIYDPLTNKSIYDSMAIAEYLDQQYSDTPQIFPHNTIGLAQTFTEAFMSYIPPARELLIWTIFVCLRPPSIQYFRDDMEAKVGKKLEDLVPDDQLSAHMTALQGVLEKINNLYAKNAGKGPFIMGEELSWADVVVAGFLMCFRVSTGEDSQKWKEIISWHDGRWTALMENMRKYE; encoded by the exons ATGAACATTGTTCTTTACGACGTGCCATCCACTTCCCCTGGAtattccatgtccttgaaCACCTGGAGAACAAG GTACTGTCTTAATTACAAAGGGCTGCCTTTTATTACAGAGTGGGTGGAGTTCCCCCACTTGGAGAGCCTGTACGCGAAATTGGGTATTGTCCCAAAAGCTATGAAGGCAAACGGAAGCCCACACTACACGGTTCCAGTAATTTACGACCCCCTCACAAACAAGTCGATCTACGATTCCATGGCCATTGCCGAGTACCTCGATCAACAGTACTCCGATACCCCACAAATATTCCCACATAATACGATTGGCCTCGCACAGACATTTACAGAGGCCTTCATGTCATACATACCGCCCGCTCGCGAGCTTCTCATCTGGACGATCTTCGTTTGTCTGCGTCCACCCAGTATTCAATATTTTCGTGACGATATGGAGGCCAAGGTCGGCAAGAAATTGGAAGACCTCGTGCCTGATGACCAGCTTTCGGCACATATGACTGCGCTTCAAGGTGTTCTGGAAAAGATTAACAACTTGTATGCCAAGAATGCGGGGAAAGGGCCATTTATTATGGGAGAGGAACTTTCATGGGCTGATGTCGTGGTTGCCGGTTTCTTGATGTGTTTTAGAGTTTCTACCGGTGAAGACAGCCAGAAGTGGAAAGAGATTATCTCATGGCATGATGGAAGATGGACAGCTCTCATGGAAAACATGAGGAAGTATGAATAG